The genomic region GACTTTCAACTTATTTTGACTAGTCTTTAGATAACGGTAGACATTTTCACTGTATTATATTGGTTCACATTATCAGGATCAATTTATACAGAGCCAACATGTTACCCagcactttacatttatttataactaaCTAGAGTCTTACAATAAaggtaaatttaaaataaaaaataagcaccaatATAGATATGTAAGCTCACTAATGGAATATACCATTATATATGCAAATTGCAGCTGACTTAAGTGTCCCAGTTTTAACATTACTTGTAAGAGTAAAAATTCAATTAGAGCACCCATCTTACAAAAGTTTATAATCTAAAGAATCAAGGAGCTTTCAAAATTTAAGAATGATAAAAACAATAGGTGATTCTTTATGATAAGTTGTCTTCTAATCAATTAAAAGGAAGGAAGAAGAGAGTCTGATAGTTTGTGGCAGGAAGTTTCAGAGATTGGCAGAAGCTTGAGAGAAGTCTTAAAGTTGAAAATGGGATGAACTGATGCAGGAAGAAGAGAATTGTACATTAAAAGCAATGTGCAGGGAGTGTCAGGTAGTGTATTTTGAGATTACAGCTGAGATAAAGGGAGGGGGCTTCATTGTTACTAAACTAATTACCTTTTGAAATTCTTTGATTACTTAATGGTATTAAACCCTCATTTAAATTCATGTTGCATCAACATTTTTGTCTTGTGAATTATTAGCACTGCTATTTTGCCTATACCCAGCCTCCAATAGAAATGCCATATGGTTTTTCAGGTCACTGAACATGGCATCCAtaaaacagaatacatttttactGTTATTCTTGTTGTTAACTGGTAATCTGttttcaggccctctgctattgaCCTACCATTCTGACTTTCATattgctgtctggttgctaagattattaaaccctagcaacaagatagcagTTGATGTTCCaagccacaaaaaataaaaatatgaaggcATTTCCTGCAGCTGGCAATGTAACAATTTACCGTGTCTTTGCTAGGAGTGTTTCAGATATTTTtgtttccaaatgttttttttttgtgttattgcaATGGCATTCATTTCATAACTTAACATAAAATCTTACTTTCTGTTCTCATTTAATTTCACTGTCCTTTTTAAACAGCGTGTGGTAAAGGAGGTCCATTAGCACTGACAGGCAAAATAGTAGGAGGAACAAATGCTGCTCTGGGCTCATGGCCTTGGCAGGCTGCTCTGGTTTCAAACTATTTATGTGGTGCCTCCTTGATCAGCAATACCTGGCTTGTTACTGCGGCTCACTGCATTGTCAAGTAAGTGATATATTATCTCTCATTTAGCTTGTAACCCTCCTATGCGCAATTGTAAGTCTtggggttgtggaatgcactgccggatgatgttgtgatgggtGATTCTGCTAATGCCTTTAAgggtggcttggatgatttcttggacaagcataatatccaaggctattgtgaaactaaaatctatagttagtttatagagtatatatagtttatgtgagtgtatggaagagtcagtggggctcatttatcaacactgggcaaatttgcccatgggcagttaccaatagcaaccaatcagtgattagctttttaaagccagctgcaagtagaacaatgaaagcagcaatctgattggttgccatgggttactgcccatgggcaaatttgccctgtgttgataaatgaccctcagtgtatatgtatggatgctgggtttaatttggagggttgaacttgatgtactttggtattttttactgtatatactgcacaTAAAAAATTTTCTAACTGGGTACAGGTGGAGCAATTTAAGTCTTTTAAGATTTCATAAAATTCCAATAACAAAACATGTGGACTGTTTATTAAATTGGAAAACTAATGCAAAAAAGACTAATGTACAATTTACATATATAATTAAGTATGCTTATCCTTTTTTCACAGAAATGATCCAAATTCATATACAGTTCGTTTAGGAACGCTTTACTGGTCTACAACAATTAATAGGCTTAAGCTTCAACAAATTATCGTCCATGAGAAATATTCCTCTGCAGCAACGGGTTATGACATTGCACTTCTTAAACTGGTTACTCCAGTAACTTTCACAAGTTATATTCAACCAGTTTGTCTACCAGAGACAACCAGTAGTTTTCCTGACAATTCATCGTGCTACATAACTGGATGGGGGACACTAAAATATGGAGGTGAGTAACTGAAATAtggaattacatttatttagggTCATTTTTAACGAATTGCAAGCAGAAGcaaaatttctgtttttaaataaattaatatttgtgaaataaaactagtttggatattttaatattttggttCTAAATCATAAACGGTTGCTAGAGTCAACCAAGGAACAGCTAAAGGTTACTTCTTGTATATCCATTGTACTTCCTAGCTACACCAGGCTCTACAAGATTTATCTGCCACTTTTTATGCTCGTCTCTGAATTCACCATCAGCACTTTAATTTGGCTGTCATGGCATTAGATTGATCTTCATCTTCTCACTAACCTACCAATTCTATTTTGAAATATCTCTTCAGTTAATTATGCGGCTCTTACTTGATTGCATGACCACTCCACTTTCCATGGTAATTGAGGGGTATTCTGAGCAGAGCACACTTAATAGTtacttttgtgcattttgttAAGCTTATGTTGCATGTGTTGTTTTCTCCTTCAACAGAGAAAATGGtgccagaaaaaatgctatactgctCTGATCTGCACAAATGTGCATTTTCAGGCTGAAATCTACCCTGCGGATGGAAGTGAATTGGCATTTTCTCTGCTGGTATTTTCCTTCTGGTGGAGGAAACACCACCTTTACCTTCTTCATGAGACAAAACCCTTCTACCTATGaaggaatttgttttatttgttcaatATATTTACAGTAGCACTGGAGACTGAGCATGCTTGGTGAACTAAATGTTCTCTTTTAAGGGTCTGTATCTGACATTTTGCAAGAGGCACAAGTGGAAATCATAAACACAGAGTTGTGCAGCAGTTCTCTGATGTATGGAAGTACAATAAAGCCATCAATGTTGTGTGCTGGTTATGTGGATGGGAAAATTGATTCTTGTCAGGTGAGTCTAGAATTGTTTGAGGTCTTGAGACCACCAAATGGTTTTCTGTTTGTATGTTCTGAAAAATAGGTTACTGCACAATCTGATCACTCTTTATAGTAGTAACCTACTGTATGACAGACAATCAGAAGTTTGCTTTCAAATTTGGAATTGGCACATACAATAACTATAGATGTTACCCATACTAAGCCATAATTAGATTTAATTATGGCTTAGTATGGGTAACATCTATAGTTATAAAATTAATCCAGTATTATGCATTTCATATTATGTACTGTTCTAGcaggtgc from Xenopus laevis strain J_2021 chromosome 1S, Xenopus_laevis_v10.1, whole genome shotgun sequence harbors:
- the LOC121399330 gene encoding transmembrane protease serine 11C-like; amino-acid sequence: MSTASKTSAQNISACGKGGPLALTGKIVGGTNAALGSWPWQAALVSNYLCGASLISNTWLVTAAHCIVKNDPNSYTVRLGTLYWSTTINRLKLQQIIVHEKYSSAATGYDIALLKLVTPVTFTSYIQPVCLPETTSSFPDNSSCYITGWGTLKYGGSVSDILQEAQVEIINTELCSSSLMYGSTIKPSMLCAGYVDGKIDSCQGDSGGPLVSQNSNDSSWYLVGIVSFGDGCAKAYRPGVYARVTYLRDWIKEKTGI